In Planctomycetota bacterium, the sequence TCCTCGATCCCCACCGAGAGCCGCACCCCGCCGGGATCCAGATGCCCCGCCCGCCGCGCGCCGGCCGGAAGCGCCGAATGCGTCATCGCGGTCGGCATCTCGATCAGGGTCCGGATCTGGCCGAGCGAAACGGCCAGCGTGATCGTGTACGCGTGCCGCGCGCAATGGTTGACGAGCCGCGAGGCCGCGGGCTCCCCGCCCTTGACGACGAAGTAGATCATGTTCGAAGGCGCGAACGTTCCGTCGAAATCCGTCATCTGCCGCCGGGCCAGGGCGCGCTGCGGAAAGCTCTCCAGGCCGGGATAAACGACCCGCGCCACCTTGGGGTGGCCTTCGAGGAACCGCGCGACCTCGAGGGCGTTCTGCTCCTCCTTGCGCATCCGAAGCTCCAGCGAAGGCAGACCGTAGACAAGGATCGGCCAGGCGTTCTTGGGCGAAAGCACTCCGCCGAAATCCTTGCGGTACAGGAGAAGATCGCCCTCGAACTGGCGCCGCGTGACCACCGCGCCCCCCATGTCGGTGCCGAAACCGCAGATGTTCTTGGTGAGGCTGTGGACCACCATGTCCGCCCCCAGCGAAAGCGGCCGCTGGCAGAAAGGCGTGGCGAAGGTATTGTCGACGATCGAAATCACTCCCCGGCGACGGCAGATTCCGGCGACGGCGGCGATGTCGATCACTTCCAGCGTGGGGTTGACCGGCGTCTCGAACAGCACCGCCCGCGTGCGCCGGCCGATCGCCCGTTCCAGCCGCCGCGGATCCGTGAAATCCACGTACCGCGCCCGGATCCCCATCCGCGGCATCCAGGTGGTCAGGAGACTGTACGTGCACCCGTACAAGGCGTGGTGGGCCACGACCTCGTCGCCGGAGCGCAGCACCACCCCGAGCGCGGCGGCGATCGCGGCCATGCCCGTGGCGAAGGTCACGCACCGCTCCCCTTCCTCCACGAAGGCCAGCCGCTCCTCGAGCATCGCCCGCGTGGGCTCGTCGAGGCGGTCGTAGATGAAGATCTCCCCCCGGCGCCGGGCCCGCGCCTGAGGATCGACGTACCCGCAGAAGCCGCTGGCCCCCCGCTGGGCGCTTTCGAGGCGGTACGTGCTCGAAGAGGAGATCGGCGGCACCACGTGGTGCTCGAAATCCCACTTCGAGGTGAGGAACTTCCCGTGGACCAGAAAGCTGTGCTTGGAATAGGGCGGCTGGTAGGCTCCCCTGCGTTTCGGCATCGGGCGGCGTCATTATCGGCGACCCGCCGGGACCTGTCAACGGCCGCGACGGGGAAGATAGAACGTCCGGCGGCGGGCTGGTATACTGGGGACTCTCTATGAGCCTCGAAGAGGCGCGCGAGGTCCTCCGCGCCGAGGCGCGGGCCATCCAGGCGCTGGCCGACCGCCTGGGCCCCGAGTTCCTCCAGGCCGTCGAAGCGATCCGCGCCTGCCGCGGACACCTCGTCGTCACCGGCATGGGCAAGGCCGGCCTCGTGGGCCAGAAAATCTCCGCCACGTTCGCCTCCACCGGCACCCCCTCCATCTTCCTTCACCCCGCCGAGGCCTACCATGGAGACCTCGGCCGCGTCGTCCGGGAGGACGTGGTCCTGGCGCTCTCGACGAGCGGGGAAACCGGCGAGGTCGTCCGCCTCCTGCCCCCCCTGCGGCAGATCGGCGCGTCGATCCTCGCGGTCACCTCGTCGCGCGACTCGACTCTGGGCCGCAACGCCGACCTCGTCATCGAGCTCGGACGCATCGAGGAGGCCTGTCCTCTCGGCCTGGCGCCCTCGGCGAGCACGGCCGCCATCCTCGCCCTCGGCGACGCCCTGGCCTTCTGCGTCCTGACCGCCCGCGGATTCGACCGCGAGAAGTTCGCCTTCTACCATCCGGGCGGGGAACTCGGCCGCAAGCTCATGAAGGTCGCCGACGTCATGCGCACCGGGGACCGCAACCCCGTCGTCTCCGAGGACACGCCCCTCACGGAAGCCATCACGCGCATCACCCGCGCGCGCGCGGGGGCCGTCTCCGTGGTGGACGCCCGCGGGCGGCTGACCGGAATCTTCACCGACGGCGACTTCCGGCGGCGCATGGGCCAGGATCCGCGCCTGATTTCGTCCCGCATCCGCGACGTCATGACCCGGTCGCCCCTGACGATCGGACCCGACCGGCTCGCCGGCGAAGCCCTCAAGATCCTGCGCGAGCGCAAGATCGACGAGCTGCCCGTCGTCAACGAGCGGGGCGAACCCGTGGGCATGCTCGACGTGCAGGATCTTCTGGACGTGGGGATCGTGTAAATGAGGCCGCTCGGCGCGGCGGTTCTGCTCCTGGCCGTGCAGTCCGAACCTCCCGCGGAGCCCATTCGCAACTGGACCTTCCAGCGTCTCGAGAAGAACCCGCGGACCGGAGAGCCCGAGGTGGTCGCCCTGCTTCAGGGGCGCGAGGCGGTCCCGATCGACCTCCAGAAAAAAATCTTCGAGGTCCGGGACGTCGAGGCGGCCTATTTCACGGAGCCCCGCAACGGAGGACCCTCGGAGAAGATCGTCCTCCGCGCGGAGGAGGGCCGCTACGACGATCCCGCCAAGAGCCTCGACGTCCGCGGCCGGGTGCGGGTGGAGCGACAGGACGGCACCGTCCTCGAAGCGCCCTCCGCCCATGCGGATCTCGGAACCCGCACCCTCACCGTGCGCGAGGGCTTCCGCCTGTGGGGCCCCCTGGGAAGGCTCACGGGCGAAGACGTCGTGGTCGAGGACGCGATCCGCCGGACCACGGTGGGGCGCGGCGGATTCCTGGAAATCCTGGGCCGCGCCTCCGACCTGGGCGGCCCGCCGCCGGGCCCCGACCATCCCGGGCTCCGGCAGATCACGCAGCTCCATTCCCAAGGCCCCCTCGTGGTATTGGAGCCGCGCGACCCGGCCGATCACCTCCGGGTGACGGCTCAGGACGGCGTGCGCCTCGACCGGATGGACCCCGGCGGCACGGTCACCGTCCTGGCCCGGGCGGCGGACATCCTCCTGGGGCGGCACCAGGACCCCCGCACCGGCCGCTCGGCGCTGGAGCTTCGCCGGCTGGTGGCCTGGGGAGATGTGGAAATCTCCGGCTCGCTCTTCGCGCAGGCGGCGGGAGGACTGGACGCCCGGGCCGACTCCGTGGACTGGGAGTATCTCGACTACGGGGACGGCCTGCTGGACGTCGCGGAAATCGAAGGCTCCCCGCTCGAGGTCCGCGGCGGATCCTACCGGATCTCCTCCCGGCGCTGCCGCATCGAACGTCCCGGGAATCGGGCCTCCTTCGAGGGCGACGTGTCGGCGGACCTGGCTCCTCCAGACGGCAAGGGAGGAGCGCCGCTGAAGCTTTCGGCCCGGAAGCTCGATGCCCGCGGGGCGGCCGGAGGCGCCCTCCAGGAGGTGGACGCCTCGGGAGACGTCGTCCTGGAGGGGCTCGGGACCCAGGGCGGCCGGGCGCAGGCGGATCGCTTCCGGTGGAACCTGGCCGAACGCCGCGGAAGCCTCGAGCGAAGCCCGTTCGTCCGGGTCACGCAACAGGGCAGCGTCGTCGAGGCGCCTCAGATCGTCCTCGAAGGAACGTCGATCGTGGTCCTCAAAGGTCCCAAGAGAATCCGGCTGACGCCGCAGGCGGCCGCGGGCGGCGGCCCGGAATACCGGCTGACCTCCGAAGGGGACGTCGTCATCGACTCGTCCGGCGCCCGCACCGAGATCCGGATCTTCGAACGCTCCGCCGTCCGGACGCAGGACCTCCACGTCCAGGCCGACCGCCTGGACGTGCGGCTCGGGGCGGAGGGGAAACCGCCGGAGCGGCTGCGGGCGCGCGGAAACGTGCGGATCCGCCAGCTCCGGGACGGCGCGGAGCTCTACGGAGAGCGCCTGGACTTCGACCCGGCGACGCAGGCCCTGGCCCTGACCGGCTTCCCGGACGCGGTGGCCCAGATGGGCCCCCGGACGGTGCTGGCCGAGCGGATCTTTTTCCGCGAGGAAACCGATCCCGCCAGCGGGATGAAGTTCCGCACGACCCGGATGGTGGGCGGCCGGCGGGGCGTCCGCCTGGTGCTCGACGAGCCGGCGGCCGAGCGCTGAATCCCGCTTATTTGTGCCGGCGCAGCAGGTTCAGAAGACGACGCACCTCGGCGTGCACTTCGGGCGTGTTGCGGACGACGAGAATCCCCCCGCGCAGGCTCACGGTGCAGCGCGGGTTTTCGTCCCAGCTCCGCCCCCCCGTGTGGGCCCGGATCAGCTCCTCGATCGGCATTTCCGCCGGCTCCTCGCCTTCTTCCCGGAAAGGAATCACCCCCTGCCCGTTCGGCGCCAACTCGAAGTCCACGCCGGGGAAGTCCCTCACCGGATGGAGCAGGTCGCGGCAATCGTACAGCTCCAGGACGAGACTGCGCTCCATCACCTCCTCGCGGGTCATGATCATGAGCACGCCGTCGCGGAACATCATGTCGCAGCCGAGCGGGCGCAGGATGAGCTGGAGGGCGCTCTTGAGCGAGACGTCCTGCACGCGCAGCGTGACGGTCGCTTTCTTCTCCCGCACCTTGGAGTCCACGAGGATGTTGAGATCGGAAAGATCCCGGAGGTAATCGATGACGGATTCGAGCTCGGCGCCCTGGAAGTCGAGCGAAACCTTGAGGCTGCGGAGGCGCGCCTCCGCCTCCTGGCGCGCCGGATCCTGGGCTCCGGAAAACGCCGCCAGCGCCGCAATCGCCGCCCAGGTCTTCATGGTTCCTCCTCTACCGGCGCAGGAAGCTGCGCCAGGCCTGCTTGTCCCCGCCGAAATCCTTCCCGGTGATTTCCTTCAGGACCTTCAGGGCCGATTCCCCCAGCTCCCGCGAATCCAGAAGCTCCACCACCGCCGTCAGCGGAAAATCCAGGTCCAGATGACGCACCAGGTCCAGGCCGGCCCGCTGGACCCTCGGGTCCTCGGACTTGAGCAGCCCCACGACCGTCTCGACGATCCGTGCTTCGGCCTGCAGGCTCAGGCGGCGGAGCTTGCGGAGAATCTCGAGCGCGCCCTGGCCGTCGCCCGCAACGGCCATGGAAACGGCCACCGGGACGATCTCGACGTCTTCCTCTTCCACGCCGGGCTCGGCCAGGGTCCACGCCTCCCCGGAGGGGCGCGCGCGGAAGCGGGCGAGCGCGCGCTCGCGGGCGGCCTCGTCGCCCAGACGAAAAAGCAGCGTCGCCGCCGCGAACTGGAGCCGCACGTCCGGAGCGTCGAGCGCCTCCTCCAGGACGGCCCACCCGGCGGGGCCGGCGGCGCGGATCCGCGCCTCGTCCGCCGCCGTGGGAGTCCGCGCGAAACGCGCCAGAGCGGCGCGCACGTCGGAGCGGGAGTCGCGCATCGAGCTGATCAGGACGCCCAGGAAGACCGCCGCCGCGGCGGCGGCCGCGATCGACCGGCGGTCGAAACGCCGGCGGGCGCGGGCGCGGATGCCGGCGACGAACCGCTCGGCGTCCGGACGCGCGCCCGCCGGCACCGACAGCAGCAGCCGCTCCAGCCGGCGGGAGGCTTCCAGGCTCTGGCGACAGGCCGCGCAGGCGGAAAGGTGGGCGTCCACGGCGCCGCGCGCAGCGGCGTCGAGCTCCCCGTCCAGGTACTCGTCCAGGCGAACGTCGGCGCAGCTCACAGGTACTCCTTGAGGGCTTCCTTCAATTTTCGACGGGCCAGCGAGAGATTGACCTTCACGTCGTCGTAGGAGCATCCCAGCACGCGGGCGATTTCCGAGTACGGCATGCCCTGATAGAGGTGAAGCACGAGGACCTCGCGCTGGCGATCCGGCAGGAGGGAAATCTTTTCCTGAACGAGGTCCGCCAGTTCGCCGGTCTCGAGGGCCGCGCCGTCGGACGGCGCCGCCAGCGGCGGCTGCCGGCGGGCCTCCTCCCGAAGGACGTCCAGACGCGCTTCCGCGCGCCGCCGCCTCCGGCGCCGGTCCCGATAGAGATTGACGAAGATGCGGAAGAGCCAGGACTTGAAGCTGGCCTCCCCGCGGAAATCCCGCAGCGCCCGGTAGGCCCGGACGAACCCCGTCTGGGAAAGCTCCTCGGCCTCCTGGGCGTCCCGGGTGAGCCTCAGACAGAACGCGTAGGCTTCTTCCATGTACCGGCGCACCAGAGCGTCGAAGGCGGATTCCTCGCCCCCTTTGAACCTGAGAACCAGCTCCGCATCCACCATCGGATCGCCCCGGCTCATCTCCCCCTTATTGGACGCCGAAACCGGGCGGGGGTAAAGAACTTGCCGCGACGCGGAGGACCCGCCGAAGCTCCTTGCCCGGGGGGAAGGAAAGCGCGGCTTGCGAACCCATCCCCGGCCTCCTACAATGAGGCGCGATGGGCGACTTCTCCTTCGGCGAGCTTTTCATCATCATCGTG encodes:
- a CDS encoding aminotransferase class I/II-fold pyridoxal phosphate-dependent enzyme, encoding MPKRRGAYQPPYSKHSFLVHGKFLTSKWDFEHHVVPPISSSSTYRLESAQRGASGFCGYVDPQARARRRGEIFIYDRLDEPTRAMLEERLAFVEEGERCVTFATGMAAIAAALGVVLRSGDEVVAHHALYGCTYSLLTTWMPRMGIRARYVDFTDPRRLERAIGRRTRAVLFETPVNPTLEVIDIAAVAGICRRRGVISIVDNTFATPFCQRPLSLGADMVVHSLTKNICGFGTDMGGAVVTRRQFEGDLLLYRKDFGGVLSPKNAWPILVYGLPSLELRMRKEEQNALEVARFLEGHPKVARVVYPGLESFPQRALARRQMTDFDGTFAPSNMIYFVVKGGEPAASRLVNHCARHAYTITLAVSLGQIRTLIEMPTAMTHSALPAGARRAGHLDPGGVRLSVGIEDAGDLIHDLREALQTC
- a CDS encoding KpsF/GutQ family sugar-phosphate isomerase; this translates as MSLEEAREVLRAEARAIQALADRLGPEFLQAVEAIRACRGHLVVTGMGKAGLVGQKISATFASTGTPSIFLHPAEAYHGDLGRVVREDVVLALSTSGETGEVVRLLPPLRQIGASILAVTSSRDSTLGRNADLVIELGRIEEACPLGLAPSASTAAILALGDALAFCVLTARGFDREKFAFYHPGGELGRKLMKVADVMRTGDRNPVVSEDTPLTEAITRITRARAGAVSVVDARGRLTGIFTDGDFRRRMGQDPRLISSRIRDVMTRSPLTIGPDRLAGEALKILRERKIDELPVVNERGEPVGMLDVQDLLDVGIV
- a CDS encoding zf-HC2 domain-containing protein is translated as MSCADVRLDEYLDGELDAAARGAVDAHLSACAACRQSLEASRRLERLLLSVPAGARPDAERFVAGIRARARRRFDRRSIAAAAAAAVFLGVLISSMRDSRSDVRAALARFARTPTAADEARIRAAGPAGWAVLEEALDAPDVRLQFAAATLLFRLGDEAARERALARFRARPSGEAWTLAEPGVEEEDVEIVPVAVSMAVAGDGQGALEILRKLRRLSLQAEARIVETVVGLLKSEDPRVQRAGLDLVRHLDLDFPLTAVVELLDSRELGESALKVLKEITGKDFGGDKQAWRSFLRR
- a CDS encoding sigma-70 family RNA polymerase sigma factor, whose translation is MSRGDPMVDAELVLRFKGGEESAFDALVRRYMEEAYAFCLRLTRDAQEAEELSQTGFVRAYRALRDFRGEASFKSWLFRIFVNLYRDRRRRRRRAEARLDVLREEARRQPPLAAPSDGAALETGELADLVQEKISLLPDRQREVLVLHLYQGMPYSEIARVLGCSYDDVKVNLSLARRKLKEALKEYL